Genomic DNA from Frankiales bacterium:
GGCCGGTCTCCCACTCGCGGTAGTCGGTGGTGGCCCGCAGCAGGCTCGCGACCAGCCACGCCGCGACGGCGGCGTCGTCGAGCAGGCCCGGGATGGTGAGCACGGCCTCCGGCAGCAGGTCGACCGGCGAGACCACGTAGAGCACGGCCAGCACCATGAGGAGCAGCCGGCGCTTGCTCAGACCGTCGTAGCGGCCGCTCAGCACGTCGCGCACGAGGCGCGGCAGCGAGGCCAGCCGTGCGCCGACTCCGCTGGGAC
This window encodes:
- a CDS encoding DUF1232 domain-containing protein; the encoded protein is MASRGRRAAAAAAAAAAMDEGPSGVGARLASLPRLVRDVLSGRYDGLSKRRLLLMVLAVLYVVSPVDLLPEAVLTIPGLLDDAAVAAWLVASLLRATTDYREWETGRLRADDPRVVRGDVLSG